A single region of the Fusarium fujikuroi IMI 58289 draft genome, chromosome FFUJ_chr05 genome encodes:
- a CDS encoding related to fumarate reductase flavoprotein subunit precursor encodes MWSRALTPAGVREHLKLICKSLNFLIIPRPRSVPRDIDHQHPEAESSKIFRLEYISMYDLVVVGHGIAGLAAAVSAAEFSPSAQIAVLEHAPEHASGGNSRWSPANMRMPSVNEVLPGFVDDMMAVSGSGGDRAYFERLASQAPEALQWLEKQGVQFHAMDYFLKSWPNRIQPIGKGAAIVEALKQSAKSKGVQLVYNCRAQRLHLDGGQAMIEAADGRRIIARSVVLASGGFQGSPDMLRTHLGPGAETLRPISPGTAWNAGDGIQMALANGAKASGDWNGMHSEIIDPRSSQPAPLVLNYPYGVVVNQDGERFVDEGAGLVHDTWEHLSRTIHFDTPGRLAWAICDSRFFQLEDHEAAIRSDMPPVTADTISGLAAQMGMPEQALLNTISNYNAACNANMSGFTAGRLDNLATTSGLQPSKSNWARPLDAPPYTAFPLAAAIVYTFGGIATDVEARVLGQRGIIPNLYAAGEITGHFYEKAPNAVAVMRALVFGRIAGLHAISSH; translated from the coding sequence ATGTGGTCACGCGCACTCACCCCTGCAGGAGTCCGCGAGCATCTGAAGCTTATATGTAAGAGCCTCAATTTTCTAATAATACCGCGACCAAGAAGTGTTCCAAGAGACATAGACCACCAACACCCTGAAGCCGAGTCCTCTAAGATTTTCAGACTCGAGTATATCAGCATGTACGACCTTGTCGTAGTTGGTCATGGCATTGCCGGCCTCGCCGCTGCAGTATCAGCTGCAGAATTCTCGCCCTCGGCGCAGATAGCCGTGCTAGAGCATGCACCAGAGCATGCGAGCGGTGGAAACTCACGCTGGAGCCCTGCCAACATGCGAATGCCATCTGTCAATGAGGTATTACCAGGCTTCGTGGACGACATGATGGCTGTAAGCGGAAGTGGTGGCGACCGCGCGTATTTCGAAAGGCTGGCTAGCCAGGCCCCTGAAGCCCTCCAATGGCTCGAAAAGCAGGGGGTGCAGTTTCACGCCATGGACTATTTCTTGAAATCTTGGCCTAACAGGATCCAGCCTATTGGCAAAGGTGCTGCCATTGTCGAAGCCCTCAAGCAATCAGCCAAATCGAAGGGTGTCCAACTGGTGTATAATTGCCGTGCCCAGCGACTTCATCTTGACGGAGGACAGGCCATGATTGAGGCAGCTGATGGGCGACGAATCATTGCCCGGTCTGTTGTGCTCGCCAGTGGTGGGTTTCAAGGCAGTCCAGACATGCTGCGTACTCATCTTGGTCCTGGTGCGGAGACGTTGAGACCGATATCACCTGGGACGGCCTGGAACGCCGGCGACGGCATCCAGATGGCGCTGGCCAACGGAGCCAAGGCCTCTGGCGATTGGAACGGAATGCACAGCGAAATAATCGACCCACGGAGCAGTCAGCCAGCGCCACTGGTCCTCAATTACCCGTACGGGGTTGTGGTGAATCAGGACGGAGAGCGGTTCGTAGATGAAGGTGCTGGACTCGTGCATGACACGTGGGAGCATCTTTCCAGAACCATACATTTTGACACACCGGGCCGCTTAGCCTGGGCAATTTGTGATTCCAGATTTTTTCAATTGGAGGACCATGAGGCAGCTATCCGCTCCGATATGCCGCCGGTGACAGCGGACACGATTTCTGGTCTGGCGGCACAGATGGGGATGCCGGAACAAGCGCTTCTGAACACAATCTCAAACTACAATGCAGCCTGTAACGCAAACATGTCTGGCTTTACGGCGGGCCGGCTTGATAATCTCGCCACTACCTCAGGCTTGCAACCATCGAAATCGAACTGGGCTAGGCCGCTCGACGCTCCGCCGTATACCGCATTCCCCTTAGCCGCGGCCATTGTCTACACTTTCGGCGGCATTGCGACTGATGTGGAAGCGCGCGTTCTTGGCCAGAGAGGCATCATTCCTAATCTATATGCTGCAGGTGAGATTACTGGCCATTTCTACGAGAAGGCTCCAAATGCAGTGGCCGTTATGCGGGCACTCGTCTTTGGACGTATTGCTGGCCTCCATGCCATAAGCTCCCATTAG